The Puntigrus tetrazona isolate hp1 chromosome 3, ASM1883169v1, whole genome shotgun sequence nucleotide sequence aataaaagcttccttactgaataaagtaaattttaattaaataatttaacaagtAATTTTTAATGGTGGTGTAgtgatttgtaatgttttgcttcattttgtCAAGGCCTTGGTCATTACCAATGCTGCCCGACGAACATCCACTGTTGGAGAGATCGTGAATCTGATGTCTGTAGATGCTCAGCGCTTTATGGACCTCATCACCTATATCAACATGATTTGGTCAGCACCTTTGCAGGTTATCCTGGCCCTTTACTTCTTGTGGCAGGTATGTGCCTACACAAAGGTGTCTTGGCTTGTATGCTCATTTTATTACATCAGTGCAATAAGATTTTTatacatctttttttgtttgtttgtttttttaagaatctgGGACCTTCTGTGCTTGCTGGAGTTGCTGTGATGGTGCTGATGGTTCCTATAAATGCTGTCATTGCCATGAAAACTAAAACCTACCAGGTTTGTACCCCTTTTCCTGCTAAGCAGCCAGTTTCGTTAATTAGATCATTTTTGTTAATCTGATACCCTCACCAACAGGTTGCCCAAATGAAAAGCAAGGACAATAGGATCAAGCTTATGAATGAAGTGCTGAATGGCATTAAAGTGCTTAAACTCTACGCATGGGAACTGGCATTCAAAGACAAAGTTTCTGCCATCCGGGAAAGTGAATTGCGTGTGCTGAAGAAGACCGCTTACCTTGGTGCTGTGTCCACCTTTACTTGGGTCTGTGCACCATTTTTGGTAGGTGGTGCCTTTTGAGTTCTATTTTTGCATGCACTTTTCAATGCTACCTTTTGGTTGTGTAGTGAAATTTgctcttttcatcttttctctGTCACAAAGGTTGCCCTTTCCACGTTCGCAGTATATGTGTTAGTGGATGAGCATAACATTCTGGATGCACAAAAGGCGTTCGTTTCTCTGGCATTGTTCAACATCCTGCGTTTCCCTCTTAATATGTTGCCCATGGTGATCAGCAGCATGGTGCAGGTACTACTCTCTTTCTGTttcactttctttaaaaaaataaaaaaataaaatatgaaccttGAAATATACCTTAGAatgttaaataaactttttttcagcCACTTGTGATTGGATCAAGAAGAATAGCATGGTTAACTATGAGCTGTATTGCTTCCTGCAGGCCAGTGTGTCTATGAAGCGTCTACGTGTTTTTCTGTCCCATGAGGAGTTGGATGAAGACAATGTGGAGCGGCCAGCCATCACTGCAAGTGAGTCGAATAATTCGCAAACACTTCAAATCTGCCCTATTCTGTggcatgtattttttaacatgcaatacGATTTTGACTCACAAAGCGCTCCAGTCCCCGAACAGTTtcaagacagaaataaaacagcattgtaTGAGAAAGTAGCAGCTGTTCAGTAGATCTGTGGGTATGAAGTGTTTTGATGTCCACTTAAGAGACTTCATTGTTGTCTCCTGCTCATTCAGCTTCTGACAGCATCAGGATTGTGGACGGAGCTTTCAGCTGGTCTAAAGACGACTCCCCTGCTTTGAAGAGGTAACACCATTTTCTTTGCGTATAAAAGAGATACTACATGATCCAATGAATAGCATTTTGTTCAGTACCAGGGATGGGAATTGTGCGGAATTTCATGATTCTGATGAACGATTCCATGTAcaactattactttttttaaagaagttgaTATTTCCTTTAAGAAttagtcaaaatgaaacaaaaacaatacttttttgaTTAGACTCTTATTTGAAGTACAGTTTGTTGCAATAAAACTCTTTTCATAATGTGAAAATACAACCTGTCGGTGCCAAGTGTTACAAGACTGATTAGTCATTTGTTTGCCATTTGAATAGGACTACACTGTGTGGCaatatttgtattgttgtaTGCAACAGCAAtgcaaaaatctatttattagCCAATAAATGCTACAGTTTACAGTATTTTAGTACTGTTTCAGCACAATTTTAGAAAACTTGTCATGAATCATTcgatttttgtttaatttccgTTATTAATTCCCATCCCTATATACTTCGTAcaaatgttgttattgttttcaaggcagtaaaatgacatttagcATTGACATGAATATTGCAGTTATATAGAGCAGAACCAGTGAAACAGGCTACTGAGGACATCACAGGCAAGTACATGTGCATGAACCCCGATACAGGAAAGCATCAATCTTCAGAGGAAATGTAATCTGGTGAATCTCCACTGATATTAATGAGAGGGATAATGAAATTTGGGAAATTGGAAATTgctagtttaatttttttatctcatttactttaaatcatGCATTGAACTGTGTAATTTGACTTGCATTATTGTTCACTCGGAGTACAACTCAATCAGCATACCTTGAAGGATTTGCCTGATATCTTTTAATCAAGTGAAGTGAATGAAGAAATTCTAATGAACGAGTGAACTCTCTTATACCTTCATGACACAATGCCACCTCTGTCCACATGTTGCGTgaactgtttgttgttgtttgtatcTGTTGTTGTCTCAgcgtgtctctctgtctcttcagGATTAATGTGCACATCCCTGAAGGGGCGCTTGTTGCTGTGGTAGGGCATGTGGGTTCAGGGAAATCCTCTCTGCTTTCAGCTTTGCTGGGAGAGATGCAGAAGCAAGAAGGATCTGTCTCAATCAAGGTACagatttaaattgaattgactatatatttatttgtatggttTTTATATTAGATCATTTCATTATATAAGTAGCATAACAATTAAGGTTCAAAATTCATAACGTCTTAGTATTTGGTTTGTTCCCTTGATTGACATCCAACTCCGCATGATTTGAAAATAATCCAAAAAGGGTCTTGTGCTTCGGTGAAATCAAGAACATCTGACTGTCACATGATCAGTGtcccacatttatttatttgatttagaaaTGGTTCATTACATGCCCAAACCcttctttgttttgatttaagaacaatgccttaaagacattttaaggtTAAAATGAAGCTCAAGaagagtataaaaaaaatagtttttcagtgtatttgggtaacattaaaaataggATGATACAGAAATACATTGAGCATCTGATGTTTTTCAGGGCTCTGTGGCGTACGTTCCTCAGCAGGCCTGGATTCAAAACTCCACTCTCAAAGACAATATTTTGTTTGGACGGGAGGCAAAAGAGAGCTGGTACCAGAAGGTTGTTGAGGCTTGTGCTCTCCTACCAGACCTGGAGATCCTACCTGGAGGAGACTCCACAGAGATTGGGGAGAAGGTAACTAAAGACTAGAAAGATTCTTACATTTGGTCATAAACAAGCACGGTAGATTGAAGGTTAAACCTGTGTGGTGTCACTTGCTGCTTTTAATACAACAGTTTGACGTTATTTAAGTAGCTCCCAGTCGGTTTAATTGTGTGACATTGTAATCTTAGGGCGTGAATCTGTCTGGAGGTCAGAAACAGCGGGTGAGCGTGGCCAGGGCTGTGTACTGCAACTGTGCAGTGTATTTACTGGATGACCCACTCTCCGCTGTGGATGCTCATGTGGGAAAACACATCTTTGAGAAGGTCATCGGACCTCAGGGGTTGCTACAGGGCAGAGTAAGGCCATTTTAGCCAAGTATTATCTAAATATCTTTACATCTCTTATAGAGATTTCACATCGCACATGGTACTTTTTCAGACGCGGGTTCTGGTGACCCATGGGCTGAGCTTCCTGCCCCAGGCTGACCTGATCTTGGTGATGGTGGAAGGAGAAATCACAGAGATGGGCTCTTACACCGAGCTTCTGGGCAGACAGGGTGCCTTTGCTGAGTTCCTGCGCACATACAGCAACACAGAgcaggaagagctggaggagtCAGGGGGAGGTGAGGCTGGCCTCCTCATATCTGAGCTTCTTTCATGCGTCTGTCCTTTCACATAGCCGTTTCCTCTAAATGATTACTGTTGTTCACATTGtgtgtcatctttttttttttttttctaaattaatccTTGTCTAGTGATCTATTTGGTCTGTAAGTATGTGTTTTCATCTCctttttgttcttatttgttGTGTCCCCTCTGTTGGCTCTTCAGAGGAGGGAGGGGAGGCAGAGGACGAAAAAGGGATATCTGAAGGTTTGAGGGTGTAGTTTGTCCCTGGGCCGTATAAATTAAATAGGCCTGTACTGCATGTTAGAATAGGGCTTATTATCCTGGTCTGAGGCCTGAAATCTTTGAGGTGCACACTAAGTGGTTCAGTACTTTCCCATTTCAACCCGTATATTTACCTTTTTACATTCTTAAACTGTGCTTCATTTTGATGGAGTAAGTAGTACCCCCTTTCACAGTAATATAATTGGATCCCATCTCAACCCACTTGAGAGCCATGCAATGGTGTGAGTTCTACTACATAATTTATgaatgacacatttaaaaaaaacactactatTTAAAGTCTCCTATTCTCAACCAAGACTGCATATATCTGATCAGAGTTTTTAtccataatgcattataaaagaaGAGCCTTGTAGAGCACCTTATAATGCATTGTCCAATCTTATAACTAATTGTATGcacaattaatacattataacacTTATCAGttcattgttacatttaaaaaaataaataaaaaataaataaaacaattttttagcgattgtaaagctgaattcacatggtccttcagaaatcattctaatatgccgatttgttGTTTAAGTGAAATGTAGTATTCTTTgaatagaacatttaaaaataatatttatttgatttaaaaatgatatttattaatcCGATTAAGATGTGAAAGACCTTTGTGAAAGGTCTTTGTAGTCTGTGCAGGATCAttcacatttatcatttttgttagAATGGAGCACTGTGAATGGCTTCAACCTTTGACCTTCACCAGTTTTGTCACTGTGTCAGTTCCTCATGTGTCCGAGGTGCTGGGCAGCCTGCTGGTGATTCTTCTAACCTTAACCCACACCTCTGAGCCTAAAACATTGATTCAGTTTTTGATTGTCTTTTGTTCAGCTAGCCTGAGAGGTGTGGTTGCTTAGAAGCAAATAACGATTGCCTTTTATTGCCAcattaaatatagacatgttTGTACTCGAGTGCGGCCTGGTGTTTTAGTCGCTTCTTGATTACAAAATTTGTTCCAAAATGACTGTGTTGCATAGACGCTTTTAAATGACATGATTTATAGATAATAACAAAATAGTTGGACATGGAAAAGCATGAAGCATGCAGGAAGATATGTGTAATTCTGTCtgatttagtatatattttctcATCCACAGAAGCAGTCCCACGGAAAGGACTTGAGAATGGGGGTCCTGCAGCTATGTTGGGGTAAGAGATACCTTTCCTtacctttcatttatttgttatgaaTAAGCACCTTGTCTAGACGTGTTGCAACATGATGAATCACCAGCTGCGAGACATTTTGTCTTTCCTAATTTGTGCATTGCTTTCTGTATATGTCTTCTGAAGTCTCATGAGAGATTTGTGTGAGAAACGGGTAGAAATTTAAGCTTGAGAAACATGGTGACCAAATCTTTAAATCAGTCATTCCAGATGCCATCCATCAgtttggcagaaaaaaaaaaaacaatgccaaCCTACTGCATCACTCGCTTATTTGTGCTATATACTAGAAATGATGTGTTATGGTTgataaagaccctgtattataTGTAGCAACCATTTAAGTCATGTACTAATAATATTTGGACATGATATACTAGCCTGCTGTTAATGTGTGTCCTGTAGGCAGAGTCAGATCTCTCTTAATGCGGCAGGCTTAGGTAAAACCCCACAGAAAACTGAACCCAATGATGTTGGGGCCGCAAAGAAGACCAGATCCACCGAAGCTGCCCGACTGACTGAGGCTGACAAGGCCAACACTGGCAGGGTACGGGTCCACCATCTCTGTGTCAGGACGTGCGATTGTTGTTACTGTTTCCATCTGATTTTGAGATTTGGTGTTTGTTGTGCAGGTCAAACTGTCTGTGTTTTGGGAGTATATGAAGGCTATCGGTTTGCCCCTTTCCATCTTCAGCATCTTTCTGTTCTTCTGTCATCATCTGTCCTCTCTGGGATCAAACTACTGGCTCAGTCTCTGGACAGATGACCCTGTTATTAACAACACACAGCCCCATAGAAAGATGCGTTTAGGGGTGTATGGAGCCCTCGGACTCACACAAGGTGAGAGACGTTTATATTGTTGTGTgttattgcatatatatttaaattcttgctttttatgaCAACTTCTATTAAATGTTACATGGCCTCCTCAACCAAGCTTTAAGATTAGCTTGTAGTTACATAGATAAATAGGTATACATGGTTATGTAATGTACAAAAGGtcactgaaattaaaaactaaattatattataaaattgtaaaaaaaaaaaaattaattgcctttacatgcttttgttttgggggctgcttaaatatttgttaacaGTGAATATTTCAACTGGAATCAACAGTTTGGCAAAAGAGAGCAGGCAGAAATGTCAGTGAGAATGatcaactacaaaaaaaaagaaaaagttggtACACCAAAGCTCAGTGAAGTTTCGAGGCATATGGTCACTGTTGGATAGAACATACATTAGAACATacattagttttttcttttctaaaatacaatattacagCATTGTAATACCTTTTGAATACAATcaaatatcttatttatttatttatttatttattttagcatgctTGTCCAGTAACCAGTTTGATTCTGAAAAGCCagatttcaatttttaattttctctctGACAGGCATTGCAGTGTTCTGTTATTCTGTGGCGGTGTCTGTTGGTGGGATCTTAGCCTCTCGCTACCTCCACCAGACCATGCTTTACAACGTCCTGAGATCACCCATGTCTTTCTTCGAACGCACACCCAGTGGCAATCTGGTAAACCGCTTTGCCAAAGAGACAGATACCATTGACTCAGTCATCCCTAGcatcataaaaatgttcatgGGCTCCATGTTTAATGTGCTGGGCTCATGCGCTGTCATCCTCATCGCCACACCGCTGGTGGCCATCATCATCCCGCCGCTGGGTCTGCTCTACTTCTTTGTACAGGTCAGTCAGTTATTTTACCATGCAGTTGCAAGGCTAGCAACTCCCTAggctaaaatacatttaaatataaaagatctAACACTTCAGTGTAAGTGTAATTATCTGCTGGGTGCTGCCGTTTTTTTGTCTCTGTTAGCGCTTCTACGTAGCGTCCTCACGACAAATGAAACGACTGGAGTCTGTGAGCCGATCTCCTGTCTATACACACTTCAACGAGACGCTACTGGGCACCAGTGTGATCAGAGCATTTGGAGAGCAGCAGCGCTTCATCAGAGAGAGTGATGGGAGAGTGGACCACAACCAAAAAGCGTATTTCCCCAGCATTGTAGCCAACCGGTAAGAATTGaccagtttttcttttttttttttttttttttaggtcagtTTGGTGTCATTAAGTACTTattagtcttttattttttggatagTTAATGATTTGTGTGTGTCATTGTCTTTGTGCTTCTCCAGATGGTTGGCAGTGAGGTTAGAGTTTGTGGGAAACTGTATTGTGACATTTGCAGCGCTTTTTGCAGTGATGGCCAGGGACAGTCTGAGTCCAGGTATCATGGGGCTGTCCATCTCTTATGCGCTGCAGGTCAGTCTAACTCCTAAAACCATGAGATACAGACCAAATGTCGCTCCAAAAACGTACTTATCCCGTGTTTCACACAGGTCACGACATCTTTGAACTGGCTGGTGAGGATGTCTTCTGAGCTTGAGACTAACATAGTGGCGGTGGAGAGGGTGAAGGAATACggagacacagagaaagaggTCAGTGCTCCAGTAggcagattgtgtgtgtgtgtgtgtgtgtgtgtgtgtgtgtgtgtgttcattctGTACTTATGTAGAGTCCAATCTGTGATTAGCCCTGTTTCCTTCCTTATCTCACACTGTACTAGAGAGATGAGGATATTTAGCGCAGATGGAGAGGTGGGGGATAGGATCTGTCCACAAGATGTGGcactaatttattaattttttggtaattttatttgacatcttcatggacttgttttttttccaacatcAGGATTTTAGGCTGTAATTTGCATCAATGTATGAAATGAAAGCCTGTGTCTATGATCTTGTAACCGGTCTTTTTTCATTTGATATGCtgaccaatgttttttttttttttttaacttttattcttTACTCAATTTAAATGGACAGGCAGTttgacaaattaattaatattctttatactttaaaatgttagtaCTTTtcttcagcaaggatgcattaagtgAAAGTAAATACAGTATCTcagtccacacacacaaaatatttcaaaggatcatgtgacactgtagactggagtaatggcttataaaaattcagcattgcttaccaggaataaatagcattataaattatatcataatgaaaaaatgtttgaaattgttaaaaaatttTCACAGAATTGCTGGTATGACTAtttgtgatgaaataaaaaagcctgttttaaatattaaatattaaaaaacacccTACCCACCCCAGACTTCTAAACAGTAGAGTAATAAGCAGTCAGCTAAATCAAATAGTATTGGATGAGTTACAGCACGTCTATGCTGCATGAACGTCTCTGTTTACAGGCTGAATGGAAGTTGGAGCACTCAACTCTTCCTGCTGGCTGGCCGACCACTGGTCATATTGAAATCCGCAACTTTGGCTTGCGATACAGAGAGGACTTGGAGCTGGCTATTTCTGACATCTCAGTCAACATTGAGGGAGGAGAAAAGGTGCCTGGAACCACTGCATTTTCAAGCATCAGtaaactcttctttttttttcacctaaAACTTTTTCCtcatgtatgtatttgtgtgctgttgttgttgttgttattattaggtGGGAATTGTGGGTAGGACAGGAGCAGGAAAGTCCTCACTGACATTAGGGCTCTTCCGCAT carries:
- the abcc1 gene encoding multidrug resistance-associated protein 1 isoform X6, coding for MLGQSQISLNAAGLGKTPQKTEPNDVGAAKKTRSTEAARLTEADKANTGRVKLSVFWEYMKAIGLPLSIFSIFLFFCHHLSSLGSNYWLSLWTDDPVINNTQPHRKMRLGVYGALGLTQGIAVFCYSVAVSVGGILASRYLHQTMLYNVLRSPMSFFERTPSGNLVNRFAKETDTIDSVIPSIIKMFMGSMFNVLGSCAVILIATPLVAIIIPPLGLLYFFVQRFYVASSRQMKRLESVSRSPVYTHFNETLLGTSVIRAFGEQQRFIRESDGRVDHNQKAYFPSIVANRWLAVRLEFVGNCIVTFAALFAVMARDSLSPGIMGLSISYALQVTTSLNWLVRMSSELETNIVAVERVKEYGDTEKEAEWKLEHSTLPAGWPTTGHIEIRNFGLRYREDLELAISDISVNIEGGEKVGIVGRTGAGKSSLTLGLFRIIEAAQGEICVDGVNIAQLGLHELRSRITIIPQDPVLFSGSLRMNLDPFDGYTDEEVWRALELAHLKNFVSGLPDKLNHECSEGGENLSLGQRQLVCLARALLRKTKILVLDEATAAVDLETDNLIQSTIRTQFEDCTVLTIAHRLNTIMDYTRVLVLDKGQMTEFDSPSNLIAKKGIFYKMAKDSGLV